A genomic stretch from Acinonyx jubatus isolate Ajub_Pintada_27869175 chromosome E2, VMU_Ajub_asm_v1.0, whole genome shotgun sequence includes:
- the KLK10 gene encoding kallikrein-10, which produces MRSPHLHPSTASGPRARAMLLLPLLVTQLWAAEAVLLPRNDTDLDLVASGAPCARGSQPWQVSLFDGLKFHCAGVLVDKSWVLTAAHCGNKPLWARVGDDHLLLIQGEQLRRTTRPIVHPKYQHGLGPILPRRTDEHDLMLLKLVRPAVLGPRVQTLRLPYRCAQPGDQCQVAGWGTTATRRVKYNKGLSCSRVTVLSPKECEVFYPGVVTNNMMCAGLDQGQDPCQSDSGGPLVCDETLQGILSWGIYPCGSAQHPAVYTQICKYTSWIEKTLRSN; this is translated from the exons ATGAGATCTCCgcacctccacccctccaccGCCTCTGGCCCCCGGGCCCGGGCaatgctgctgctgccgctgctcgTGACGCAACTCTGGG ccGCGGAGGCGGTGCTGCTCCCCAGAAACGACACCGACTTAGACCTTGTGGCCTCCGGCGCCCCGTGCGCACGCGGTTCGCAGCCCTGGCAGGTCTCCCTCTTCGATGGCCTCAAGTTCCACTGCGCGGGCGTCCTGGTGgacaagagttgggtgctcacaGCCGCGCACTGCGGGAACAA gcctctgtgGGCTCGCGTTGGGGACGACCACCTGCTGCTTATCCAGGGCGAGCAGCTCCGCAGGACCACCCGGCCCATCGTCCACCCCAAGTACCAGCATGGCTTGGGCCCCATCCTGCCGCGGCGGACAGACGAGCATGACCTCATGCTGCTGAAGCTGGTCAGGCCGGCTGTGCTGGGGCCTCGCGTCCAGACCTTGCGCCTGCCCTACCGCTGTGCCCAGCCGGGAGACCAGTGCCAGGTGGCTGGCTGGGGCACCACGGCCACCCGAAGAG TGAAGTACAACAAGGGCCTGAGTTGCTCCAGGGTCACTGTCCTGAGCCCTAAAGAATGCGAGGTCTTCTACCCTGGTGTGGTCACCAACAACATGATGTGTGCAGGACTGGACCAGGGTCAGGACCCCTGCCAG agtgaCTCTGGTGGCCCTCTGGTCTGTGACGAGACCCTGCAGGGCATCCTTTCATGGGGCATTTACCCCTGCGGCTCTGCTCAGCATCCAGCTGTCTACACTCAAATCTGCAAGTACACCTCCTGGATAGAGAAAACCCTACGCTCCAACTGA
- the KLK11 gene encoding kallikrein-11 produces the protein MMILRLIILALVTGHVGGETRIIKGYECSPHSQPWQVALFQKTRLLCGATLIAPKWLLTAAHCRKPRYLVHLGEHNLQRRDGFEQTRTATESFPHPDFNNSLPNKDHRNDIMLVKMTAAAFITRAVRPLTLSSRCVAPGTRCLISGWGTTSSPQLHLPHTLRCANITIIKHEECENAYPGNITDTMVCASVREEGKDSCQGDSGGPLVCDGSLQGIISWGQDPCAVTRKPGVYTKVCKYVDWIQKTMEDN, from the exons ATGATGATTCTGCGATTAATCATTCTTGCTCTGGTAACAG GGCATGTAGGGGGAGAGACCAGGATCATCAAGGGGTATGAGTGCTCTCCTCATTCCCAGCCCTGGCAGGTGGCTCTGTTCCAGAAGACACGGCTGCTCTGTGGGGCAACGCTCATCGCTCCCAAATGGCTCCTGACAGCAGCTCACTGCCGCAAGCC CCGATACTTAGTTCACCTGGGGGAGCACAACCTCCAGCGGCGGGATGGCTTTGAGCAGACCCGAACGGCCACCGagtccttcccccacccagaCTTCAACAACAGCCTCCCCAACAAAGACCACCGCAATGACATCATGCTGGTGAAGATGACGGCAGCGGCCTTCATCACCCGGGCCGTGCGACCACTCACGCTGTCGTCACGCTGTGTCGCTCCTGGCACCCGCTGCCTCATTTCTGGCTGGGGCACGACGTCCAGCCCCCAGT TGCACCTGCCCCATACCTTGCGATGTGCCAACATCACCATCATTAAGCACGAAGAGTGTGAGAACGCCTATCCCGGCAATATCACAGACACCATGGTGTGTGCCAGTGTTCGGGAAGAGGGCAAAGACTCCTGCCAG GGTGACTCTGGGGGCCCTCTGGTCTGTGACGGGTCTCTTCAAGGCATTATCTCCTGGGGCCAGGATCCATGTGCTGTCACCAGAAAGCCTGGTGTCTATACCAAGGTCTGCAAATATGTAGACTGGATCCAGAAGACTATGGAGGATAATTAG
- the KLK12 gene encoding kallikrein-12, which produces MEAPASRGTRTWRWLTLGSSILLLLCVSGLSQPATEKIIKGKECARHSQPWQVGLFEGTSLRCGGVLTGRRWVLTAAHCSGSRYWVRLGEHSLSRLDWTEQIRRSGFSVTHPGYQRAGHSHDNDLRLLQLGTPVRLTRSVQFLPLPTTCAAAGTKCHISGWGITNQPGKPFPDLLQCLNVSIVSSAACQALFPGKITDNMVCASGADGADACQGDSGGPLVCGGVLQGLVSWGTVEPCGQKGIPGVYTNICKYVDWIRMVMRNN; this is translated from the exons ATGGAGGCCCCAGCAAGCAGGGGGACAAG GACCTGGAGGTGGCTCACCCTGGGCTCCAGCATCCTGTTGCTCCTGTGTGTTTCTG GGCTCAGCCAACCGGCCACAGAGAAGATTATTAAAGGCAAGGAGTGTGCCCGTCACTCACAGCCTTGGCAAGTAGGGCTGTTTGAGGGCACCAGTCTGCGTTGTGGGGGGGTCCTCACTGGCCGCAGATGGGTCCTCACAGCTGCTCACTGCAGTGGCAG caggtaCTGGGTGCGCCTGGGGGAGCACAGTCTTAGCCGTCTGGACTGGACGGAGCAGATCCGACGCAGTGGCTTCTCCGTGACCCACCCCGGCTACCAGAGAGCCGGGCACAGCCATGACAATGACCTCCGGCTCCTGCAACTGGGCACACCCGTCCGCTTGACCCGCAGCGTCCAgttcctgcccctgcccaccacctGTGCAGCGGCTGGCACCAAGTGCCACATCTCAGGCTGGGGCATCACCAATCAGCCAGGGA AACCATTCCCGGACCTGCTCCAATGCCTCAATGTCTCCATCGTTTCCAGTGCTGCCTGCCAGGCTCTGTTCCCCGGGAAAATCACGGACAACATGGTGTGTGCCAGCGGCGCTGATGGGGCGGATGCCTGCCAG GGTGACTCTGGAGGACCCCTGGTGTGTGGAGGAGTCCTTCAAGGTCTGGTGTCCTGGGGAACTGTGGAGCCTTGTGGGCAAAAAGGCATCCCAGGAGTCTACAccaacatttgcaaatatgtggaCTGGATCCGGATGGTCATGAGGAACAACTAG